One window from the genome of Bdellovibrio sp. NC01 encodes:
- a CDS encoding transporter substrate-binding domain-containing protein, with amino-acid sequence MARFLVLILLMAPLKLFATTNSAMTLSIPEEVTNLQSVREYTQFLIDTLKDANIDLIPKNVPQRRCRDLVEKGQLDVIIYDDLVSGFKSRENLVHVSFPIAFSTANIFYSSEIKNFNVDNLKNYKGAYTIGNLMIEREAQRRGLNATSMTSALQGLQMIKTKRLDYYIALKSTGESVLQKDPGMKELIKVSDKPLLKIPTYFTFHKKHKDKLAKIEASFRKRLHGDLSKYPMIAPALNKDLRSSE; translated from the coding sequence ATGGCACGTTTTCTTGTACTGATTCTTTTAATGGCGCCCCTGAAGCTTTTCGCAACGACAAACTCGGCGATGACTCTTTCGATTCCAGAGGAAGTCACAAACTTACAATCTGTTCGCGAGTACACACAATTTCTTATTGATACCTTAAAAGATGCCAATATTGATTTAATTCCTAAAAATGTCCCACAGCGACGCTGTAGAGATTTAGTGGAAAAGGGGCAGCTAGACGTCATCATCTATGACGATCTTGTATCGGGATTTAAAAGTCGTGAAAACCTTGTTCACGTGTCCTTTCCTATCGCCTTTTCAACTGCCAATATTTTTTATTCTTCAGAGATCAAAAACTTCAATGTCGATAATCTGAAAAACTACAAAGGCGCTTACACGATTGGTAACTTAATGATCGAAAGAGAAGCTCAACGTCGCGGTCTTAATGCAACGTCCATGACAAGCGCGCTTCAAGGCCTGCAGATGATTAAGACCAAGCGTTTAGATTATTACATTGCTTTGAAATCGACGGGTGAAAGTGTGCTACAAAAAGATCCCGGCATGAAAGAACTTATTAAAGTTTCAGACAAACCGCTTTTAAAAATTCCAACCTATTTTACTTTCCATAAAAAACACAAAGACAAGTTAGCAAAAATCGAAGCAAGTTTTCGAAAACGTCTTCATGGAGATCTGTCTAAATATCCAATGATCGCGCCCGCACTCAATAAAGACCTTAGATCAAGCGAATAA
- a CDS encoding helix-turn-helix transcriptional regulator, whose product MSTNDKSKALLHTLRNLVKNSDQTYEDLARKMDLSADTIKRLLSGKIPISLERVSEICDHIGIDVFELARLAKFGQKEEHPILSLAQEKMLAEDEATFAVYYLITMGFTFDRMLTEYTFSKVQLTKIALKLEKLGILELHPNNKLKMLVYRKIRWHMNGPLHNKYMILWATSFAKEVYQTTDSYKYFFNFPLSNDSKAEVLRKIVKLCREIEYLSEMDLNVRNRASTSMNLLIGARQWMPEVTRQFQR is encoded by the coding sequence ATGAGTACCAATGACAAATCCAAAGCTCTGCTTCATACGCTCAGAAATCTGGTAAAGAATTCGGATCAAACTTATGAAGATCTGGCGCGCAAAATGGATTTGAGTGCCGATACGATCAAACGCTTGTTAAGCGGAAAAATTCCTATTTCGCTGGAACGCGTTTCAGAGATCTGTGATCACATTGGGATTGATGTTTTTGAGTTGGCTCGACTGGCGAAGTTTGGGCAAAAAGAAGAGCATCCTATTTTATCTTTAGCGCAAGAAAAAATGCTCGCTGAAGATGAAGCAACGTTTGCTGTGTATTATCTGATTACGATGGGTTTTACATTTGATCGCATGCTTACAGAGTACACTTTTTCAAAAGTGCAGTTGACGAAGATTGCCTTGAAGCTTGAAAAGCTCGGCATTCTGGAACTTCATCCCAATAACAAATTGAAGATGCTTGTGTATCGCAAAATCCGTTGGCACATGAATGGTCCGCTTCACAATAAATACATGATTTTGTGGGCGACCTCGTTTGCGAAAGAGGTTTATCAAACGACGGATTCCTATAAATATTTCTTTAACTTTCCTTTGTCGAACGACTCCAAAGCAGAAGTGCTAAGAAAAATCGTAAAGCTGTGCCGTGAAATTGAATACTTGTCTGAAATGGATTTGAACGTGCGCAATCGTGCAAGCACTTCGATGAATCTTTTAATCGGGGCTCGTCAGTGGATGCCGGAAGTTACACGCCAATTTCAACGCTAA
- a CDS encoding tail fiber domain-containing protein, whose translation MNNTKFLYVHLFQRILFASLCLSSIATWASPTTLTYQGRIVKSDGSPLIFDNVSFIFKITDPSGACVIYQEQFSGYDMTNSKGIFDVAIGTGSVIFPADGSLNVLDVFNNSLTYACNGGGGATYTPGISDGRKLRVQFHDGIGWQTITPDSTIRSVPFAGYAVSARKLGSYSATDFLLKAGLPTCAADNFLTWDGTHLTCSASSGGGGGGGGTVTSVTSTNSYITVANNTTTAQVTLNVGTGANTVAAGNDSRIVNALQSGGTASGDLSGTYPSPQVIALRGVGVSSATPSAGNYLKYDGSNWAPSAVTVSDISGLSTQLSNKIDASQMPANCGANQTLAFSSPTGTWTCNNITTSQWTTTGSNIYYNTGNVGIGTTSPSQALSVAGTIESTSGGFKFPDGTTQTTAAGGVSGTAGRLAKFSGAGTSLANSLIQDNGSIVSVGITPDAYNLAGTTLRTGSIQMGNTSNFSNQDYYLTAGANSTTVPVANTYPYALIAATAYQNYNVVGIGGSADANSSIAAAQLIQFFTNPTFNSTTYTERMRIQPNGNVGIGTNSPGQALSVAGVVESTSGGFKFPDGTTQTTASSGGSWTTNGSNISNANSGNVGIGTSSPSQTLEVSSSTAVPLITSTGSYGGNYVGGGFLAQGLPRANGYFAFDSSANEWFSGLPYGGSGYAINYKSTTTHTNATSDITGLGGSSNYFYIATNGNVGIGTTSPGLKFDVTGAGRFSDGVGIHGATPSQDCNGQTCYLSVNGNSNLNGIRISGADGQNTIFQQTSNVDLSLTANGGAVRFGQTNTPDDLYISKTGRVGIGTTGPGYKLDVNGDTNIASGSVLRFGGTQVCSSTGCTSSSDRTLKENITPLEESLEKILQLQAVRYDYKDKVRFGDRKHIGLIAQDVEKIYPEVVVTDKQTHLKSIAYDHLVAPLIEAVKVLSDRLALLEKDHSQLYEENQLLKQKLQQMDSLQKYLCSKDPQAEFCK comes from the coding sequence ATGAATAACACAAAGTTTTTGTACGTCCATTTATTTCAGCGAATTCTATTCGCTTCATTATGTCTGTCGAGTATTGCGACGTGGGCTTCGCCGACGACGCTGACTTATCAGGGCCGCATCGTAAAATCTGACGGCAGTCCTTTGATTTTTGATAACGTCAGTTTCATTTTTAAAATCACAGATCCATCTGGTGCTTGCGTTATTTATCAAGAGCAATTCAGTGGTTATGACATGACAAATTCCAAAGGGATTTTCGATGTCGCGATTGGAACCGGATCTGTTATTTTTCCAGCCGATGGTTCGCTAAATGTCTTAGACGTTTTTAATAACTCACTTACATATGCGTGTAATGGTGGTGGTGGAGCCACTTACACACCGGGAATTAGTGACGGTCGTAAGCTTCGCGTGCAGTTTCATGATGGAATTGGCTGGCAAACGATCACTCCCGATTCGACGATTCGTTCGGTGCCGTTTGCAGGGTATGCGGTGTCTGCGCGTAAACTTGGAAGTTATTCGGCGACAGACTTTTTGTTGAAAGCAGGCTTGCCAACTTGTGCGGCTGATAACTTTTTAACATGGGATGGAACTCATTTGACGTGTTCTGCATCAAGCGGGGGCGGAGGTGGTGGCGGCGGTACTGTTACGAGCGTCACGTCCACAAATTCGTATATTACAGTTGCAAATAATACGACGACAGCACAAGTAACTTTAAATGTAGGAACGGGAGCTAACACTGTGGCTGCTGGCAATGATTCGCGCATTGTGAATGCATTGCAAAGTGGTGGAACGGCAAGTGGTGATTTGAGTGGGACTTATCCAAGCCCGCAAGTCATCGCCTTGCGGGGTGTGGGGGTCTCAAGTGCAACACCTAGTGCTGGCAATTATTTAAAATATGATGGTTCGAACTGGGCGCCTTCGGCAGTTACGGTCTCTGACATTTCGGGTTTGTCGACACAGCTAAGTAATAAGATTGATGCTTCGCAAATGCCTGCAAATTGTGGTGCGAATCAGACGTTGGCATTTTCGTCTCCGACGGGGACATGGACTTGTAATAACATCACAACATCTCAATGGACGACAACAGGTTCGAACATTTACTATAATACGGGCAACGTCGGTATTGGAACGACTTCTCCATCACAAGCTCTTTCTGTCGCAGGTACTATCGAGTCGACAAGTGGTGGATTTAAATTTCCAGATGGGACAACTCAAACAACGGCTGCTGGTGGCGTTAGTGGCACAGCGGGACGTTTAGCGAAGTTTTCGGGTGCAGGAACGTCGCTTGCGAATTCCTTGATTCAAGATAATGGTTCGATCGTCAGTGTCGGGATTACTCCGGATGCTTACAATCTGGCGGGCACGACTTTGCGAACGGGCAGTATTCAAATGGGTAATACTTCGAATTTTAGCAATCAAGATTATTACCTGACTGCTGGAGCGAATTCGACGACCGTTCCCGTCGCTAATACTTATCCTTATGCGCTGATCGCTGCGACGGCATATCAAAATTATAATGTCGTGGGCATTGGTGGATCTGCCGATGCAAATAGCAGTATCGCGGCGGCCCAACTCATTCAGTTTTTTACGAACCCGACATTCAATTCTACAACATACACCGAACGCATGCGCATTCAACCCAATGGCAATGTTGGTATCGGAACGAATTCTCCAGGGCAGGCGCTTTCTGTTGCAGGAGTCGTTGAATCAACATCTGGAGGATTTAAATTTCCAGATGGAACAACGCAAACCACAGCATCTTCTGGTGGATCGTGGACGACGAATGGTTCTAATATTTCAAATGCAAACTCTGGCAATGTCGGTATCGGCACGTCTAGTCCAAGTCAAACACTTGAGGTTAGTTCCTCAACAGCGGTTCCGTTGATCACTTCGACGGGATCTTACGGCGGAAATTACGTGGGTGGTGGATTCCTTGCGCAAGGTTTGCCGCGTGCAAATGGTTATTTCGCTTTCGATAGTTCTGCCAATGAGTGGTTTTCTGGGCTTCCTTATGGCGGGAGCGGTTATGCGATCAATTATAAATCAACAACGACACACACCAATGCGACCTCCGATATCACGGGACTTGGTGGCAGTTCGAATTATTTCTATATTGCGACAAACGGTAACGTGGGTATTGGCACAACGTCGCCGGGTTTGAAGTTTGATGTGACGGGAGCGGGTCGTTTTAGTGATGGTGTTGGTATTCATGGCGCGACTCCAAGTCAAGATTGCAACGGGCAAACATGTTATTTGAGTGTGAATGGCAATTCGAACCTCAATGGTATTCGTATCAGTGGTGCTGACGGTCAAAATACGATCTTTCAGCAAACAAGCAACGTCGACCTATCTTTGACGGCGAATGGTGGTGCCGTGCGCTTTGGTCAAACGAATACTCCTGATGATTTATATATCTCAAAAACGGGCAGAGTCGGTATCGGTACGACAGGTCCTGGTTACAAACTTGATGTCAATGGGGATACGAATATCGCCTCGGGTTCGGTCTTAAGATTCGGTGGCACACAGGTGTGCTCAAGCACGGGCTGTACGTCGTCATCTGATAGAACTTTGAAAGAGAACATCACTCCGCTTGAAGAATCATTGGAAAAGATCTTACAGCTTCAAGCCGTGCGCTATGATTACAAGGACAAGGTTCGTTTTGGCGATCGCAAGCACATTGGTCTTATTGCCCAAGATGTTGAAAAAATTTATCCCGAAGTTGTTGTAACTGATAAGCAGACTCATTTGAAATCAATTGCCTATGATCACTTAGTGGCGCCTCTGATTGAAGCCGTAAAAGTTTTGAGTGATAGATTGGCTTTGCTTGAGAAAGACCACTCACAGCTGTATGAGGAAAACCAGCTTCTAAAGCAGAAGCTCCAGCAGATGGATTCCCTGCAGAAATATTTGTGCTCTAAAGATCCTCAGGCTGAATTCTGTAAATGA
- a CDS encoding acylneuraminate cytidylyltransferase: MKAIVIAALLALSFTTGFTCSKNQPAETTPAATEATPAATETPAATPAEGTAAPAPTEAAPAATPAAPAGETK, encoded by the coding sequence ATGAAAGCTATCGTAATCGCAGCTTTGCTAGCACTTTCTTTCACAACTGGTTTCACATGCTCTAAAAACCAACCAGCTGAAACTACTCCAGCAGCTACTGAAGCAACTCCAGCAGCTACTGAAACTCCAGCAGCTACTCCAGCTGAAGGTACAGCAGCTCCAGCTCCAACTGAAGCAGCTCCTGCAGCAACTCCAGCAGCACCTGCTGGCGAAACTAAGTAA
- the mutM gene encoding bifunctional DNA-formamidopyrimidine glycosylase/DNA-(apurinic or apyrimidinic site) lyase has product MPELPEVEIVKRGLAEILEDHPRLEKIELKRKDIRSPIPAKKLSTLVGEKITSVQRRAKYLLLWTPKGAMLSHLGMTGTWRVAPKGDERSHDHIYLHFSNGLRLAYRDPRRFGVFDFVTDPATHPSLKNLGPEPLSKDFTGESLWESLCKKNIAIKVAIMDQKVVVGVGNIYASEALFAAGIKPSLPASKLSLDRAKILVREIQNVLSESIKAGGSSISDFEHASGDSGYFQDRFKVYDRAGEPCVVCGTHIRSKVMGGRNTFWCGHCQK; this is encoded by the coding sequence ATGCCCGAGTTACCAGAAGTCGAAATCGTGAAACGCGGTCTTGCAGAAATCCTTGAAGATCATCCGCGTTTAGAAAAAATCGAACTCAAACGCAAAGATATTCGCAGTCCTATTCCTGCTAAAAAATTAAGCACCTTGGTTGGCGAGAAGATCACTTCTGTGCAGCGTCGAGCGAAGTACTTGCTGTTGTGGACGCCGAAAGGGGCGATGCTTTCACATCTGGGAATGACCGGAACGTGGAGGGTGGCGCCAAAAGGAGATGAGCGGTCTCATGACCATATCTACCTTCATTTTTCTAACGGTCTACGGTTGGCGTATCGTGATCCGCGACGTTTCGGCGTGTTTGATTTCGTGACCGATCCTGCGACGCATCCAAGCCTTAAAAATCTGGGACCCGAGCCGCTTTCGAAAGACTTTACCGGCGAAAGTTTATGGGAAAGTCTGTGTAAGAAAAATATTGCGATCAAAGTGGCGATCATGGATCAAAAAGTGGTCGTTGGTGTCGGCAACATTTACGCTAGCGAAGCGTTGTTTGCGGCAGGAATTAAGCCGTCACTTCCAGCCTCAAAACTCTCTCTGGACAGAGCGAAAATCCTGGTGCGTGAGATTCAAAATGTGCTTTCAGAATCCATCAAAGCGGGTGGATCTTCGATCAGCGATTTCGAACATGCTTCGGGTGATAGTGGATACTTCCAAGATCGCTTCAAAGTGTATGACCGAGCGGGAGAACCATGTGTTGTCTGCGGTACACACATTCGATCGAAAGTGATGGGTGGTCGAAATACCTTCTGGTGCGGCCATTGCCAGAAATAA
- a CDS encoding GNAT family N-acetyltransferase, translating into MNKTVRIQLIPGSEAASIVDPFYEQEGKTHRARPSDLFFAAFIEDKIVGVCRFCVEENTPLLRSMIVQESLRAQKIGAKILESFAEYLKHNNIKETYCIPYGHLGNFYGLIDFKVVRETDAPAFLQDRIQEYRKISDKTFMIMRRD; encoded by the coding sequence ATGAATAAAACAGTCCGCATTCAACTGATTCCTGGATCAGAAGCTGCTTCCATCGTTGATCCATTTTATGAACAAGAAGGTAAAACGCATCGAGCTCGTCCTTCGGACTTGTTCTTTGCAGCTTTCATAGAGGATAAAATTGTCGGTGTTTGTCGTTTTTGTGTGGAAGAAAATACGCCACTGCTAAGAAGTATGATTGTGCAGGAGTCGTTACGCGCGCAGAAAATTGGTGCGAAAATTCTTGAAAGCTTCGCGGAATACCTTAAGCATAACAATATCAAAGAAACATACTGTATTCCGTACGGGCACTTGGGGAATTTCTACGGTTTGATTGATTTTAAAGTCGTCAGAGAGACGGATGCGCCTGCATTTTTGCAAGATCGCATTCAGGAGTACCGTAAGATTTCAGACAAAACCTTTATGATCATGCGCAGGGATTGA
- a CDS encoding M48 family metallopeptidase: MTKLLSKKLLATLLFCCAIPLLGALAAIGMQSYNSSKFTSTLEDLFKNSQIESYKLTLTYLCPRLYDLNQDQFRQAVKESCDIDSELRDFETLCFATTGFTLFSLIIFSLLGWVTKTNRFIHLIMFRIGVFACIGLVCLSVITNAIVLVLGSYFIPAYFWSRYFPKLTGLLAIGAAWIVFKICRDLFRILSKPSITTIGKRLFPSDHPKLWEAVRALSHQAQTTAPDNIIIGLEPNFFVTEADVQTLDGKCKGRTLFISSSIMKLLSVEEFKSILAHEFGHFRGLDTKFSLHYNPVFNRLNRTQESLSSENKSYLKYGSLSAMPALFIVDYFATCFRASHAFHNRQREEAADELAIQLTSAKVFSSALLKATAADEIYAIVNERIKSLANEEKVLSNIPDAMLRGIVAIENKEILAMIDEKATPHPFDSHPATLTRVSRAGLDLNVISFKDIQPSASCYLENSQEIEEFLTHIRYLELGRQGLIDYDKIFGKQSA, translated from the coding sequence ATGACCAAATTACTTTCTAAAAAACTTCTGGCTACTCTACTGTTCTGCTGCGCAATCCCTCTCTTGGGGGCATTGGCCGCTATTGGAATGCAGAGTTACAATTCGAGCAAATTTACATCAACACTGGAAGATCTATTCAAAAACTCCCAAATAGAATCATACAAATTAACACTAACCTACCTATGCCCGCGACTTTATGATTTAAATCAAGACCAATTCAGACAAGCGGTAAAAGAAAGCTGCGATATAGATTCAGAGCTTAGAGATTTTGAAACTCTTTGTTTTGCAACTACAGGCTTTACACTTTTCTCACTAATTATTTTCAGTTTACTGGGATGGGTCACAAAAACAAATCGATTTATACATCTTATCATGTTCCGAATTGGCGTTTTCGCCTGCATTGGACTCGTTTGTCTATCAGTAATCACGAATGCCATTGTGTTGGTACTCGGTTCATATTTTATTCCTGCCTATTTCTGGTCGAGATATTTTCCAAAACTGACAGGACTACTTGCGATTGGTGCAGCCTGGATCGTTTTTAAAATATGTAGGGACCTATTCAGAATTCTCTCAAAGCCAAGCATAACCACGATAGGCAAACGACTATTCCCATCCGATCATCCTAAACTTTGGGAAGCTGTGCGCGCTCTCTCACATCAAGCGCAAACCACGGCACCGGACAATATCATTATCGGTCTTGAACCCAACTTTTTCGTTACAGAAGCTGACGTTCAAACACTCGATGGAAAATGTAAAGGTCGAACACTATTTATTTCTTCGTCAATCATGAAACTGCTTTCAGTGGAAGAGTTTAAATCTATCCTTGCTCATGAATTCGGACATTTTAGAGGATTAGATACAAAGTTCTCCTTACACTATAATCCGGTATTTAATAGACTAAATCGAACTCAGGAATCACTTTCATCTGAGAATAAAAGCTATCTTAAGTATGGTAGCCTGAGCGCAATGCCTGCGCTATTCATTGTCGATTATTTCGCTACATGCTTTAGGGCTTCCCATGCATTTCATAATAGGCAGCGTGAAGAGGCCGCAGACGAACTAGCAATTCAACTGACAAGTGCAAAAGTTTTTTCGTCGGCTCTCTTGAAAGCAACAGCAGCTGACGAAATTTACGCAATTGTAAATGAACGAATTAAGTCACTCGCTAATGAAGAAAAAGTTTTATCAAATATTCCAGATGCTATGCTCAGAGGTATAGTCGCGATTGAAAATAAAGAAATACTAGCCATGATTGATGAAAAAGCGACGCCTCATCCATTTGATTCACACCCCGCAACACTGACGAGGGTAAGTCGAGCTGGCTTAGATTTGAACGTTATCAGTTTTAAAGATATCCAGCCGTCCGCTTCGTGCTACCTCGAGAATAGCCAGGAAATTGAAGAATTCTTAACTCACATTCGATATCTAGAACTAGGGCGACAAGGGTTGATTGATTACGATAAAATCTTTGGCAAACAGTCCGCGTAA
- a CDS encoding HAD family phosphatase codes for MLKRFYPSRDYEALLFDFDGTVADTMGTHLEAWNLGLAAYDLSLSKEQHQTWAGIPTVKIVELLNQKHGTQISAENFLKEKEVHYLASLGTVKSIVPVMEIIQHYHGKLPMAIVTGSRRKIVELTMDHLGIGKYFDLLVCAEDYVNGKPAPDCFLKAAASFNIKPQHCLAFEDADLGIQSAHSAGMDCLKVTADMQLLSLPVSR; via the coding sequence ATGTTAAAGCGTTTTTATCCTTCACGAGATTATGAAGCCCTTTTGTTCGACTTTGATGGCACGGTTGCTGACACCATGGGCACGCATCTGGAAGCCTGGAATTTAGGGCTTGCTGCTTATGATCTGTCATTATCGAAAGAGCAACATCAAACGTGGGCGGGCATTCCCACGGTTAAGATCGTGGAGTTATTGAATCAAAAGCACGGAACGCAAATTTCTGCTGAGAATTTCCTGAAAGAAAAAGAAGTGCATTATTTGGCGTCGCTTGGAACGGTGAAATCTATTGTTCCGGTGATGGAAATCATTCAGCACTATCACGGCAAACTTCCAATGGCGATCGTGACGGGCAGTCGTCGTAAGATCGTCGAATTGACGATGGATCACTTGGGCATTGGCAAATATTTCGATTTACTGGTGTGTGCAGAAGACTATGTGAACGGCAAGCCTGCTCCCGATTGCTTTTTAAAAGCGGCCGCGTCTTTTAATATTAAACCCCAGCACTGCCTGGCTTTTGAAGATGCCGATCTTGGTATTCAATCAGCCCACAGTGCAGGGATGGACTGCTTAAAAGTGACTGCTGATATGCAGTTATTAAGCCTTCCAGTGTCGCGCTAG
- a CDS encoding AbrB/MazE/SpoVT family DNA-binding domain-containing protein, with the protein MKTGATSKASKKNQTTIPLRVRKALKIAKGDVLLWSIEGDEVTIRKMNKGEINWNKNTEMSLLEWTEQDEVVEESYLENTCK; encoded by the coding sequence ATGAAGACTGGCGCAACTTCAAAAGCCTCAAAAAAAAATCAAACGACAATTCCCCTTCGTGTCCGCAAAGCTTTAAAGATCGCAAAAGGCGATGTTTTACTTTGGTCGATTGAAGGTGATGAAGTCACGATTCGCAAGATGAATAAGGGCGAAATAAACTGGAATAAAAATACTGAGATGTCTTTGCTGGAGTGGACTGAACAAGACGAAGTGGTCGAAGAATCTTACCTTGAAAATACCTGCAAATAA
- a CDS encoding polysaccharide deacetylase family protein: protein MKVSMKLKFIAAIVLLSLSTAKSFAAEISITMDDFDVYEETKLNAQQRNDAILAVLKKHKIKATLFVVGKYIQSNRDRELLKQWSDQGHMIGNHTFDHKPYNAKMSLEDEKAQVLKCEAVLKDNPGFEKIFRFPMLAEGDTPEKRDQFRGWLKAHGYRLGEVTIDASDWYIDQRMRSKLAADPNADLKPYRDYYLEHIWDRAQYYNNLSKKVLGREVKHTLLVHYKLLNALYLDDLLTMFETKGWKLIDAKEAFKDPVFAKQPKSMPSGQSLLWALAKESGKYDAELRYPGEDDVYEKPKMDALGL, encoded by the coding sequence ATGAAAGTATCTATGAAGCTTAAATTTATCGCAGCCATAGTTTTGTTAAGTCTCAGCACAGCGAAGTCATTTGCCGCTGAAATCAGTATTACCATGGACGATTTCGACGTTTATGAAGAAACAAAACTCAATGCTCAACAAAGAAATGACGCGATCTTAGCTGTTCTAAAAAAGCACAAGATTAAGGCCACTTTGTTTGTCGTGGGCAAGTATATTCAATCCAATCGTGATCGTGAGCTTTTAAAGCAGTGGAGCGATCAGGGCCACATGATTGGCAATCACACGTTCGATCATAAGCCCTACAACGCCAAGATGAGTCTTGAAGATGAAAAAGCACAAGTACTAAAGTGCGAGGCTGTCTTAAAAGATAATCCCGGCTTTGAAAAGATTTTCCGCTTCCCAATGCTTGCCGAAGGCGATACTCCCGAGAAGCGCGATCAATTCCGTGGATGGTTAAAAGCGCATGGTTATCGTCTTGGCGAAGTCACGATTGATGCGTCTGATTGGTATATCGATCAAAGGATGAGAAGTAAGCTCGCGGCTGATCCAAACGCCGATCTAAAACCTTATCGTGATTACTATCTCGAGCACATCTGGGATCGAGCGCAATACTACAATAATCTTTCAAAAAAAGTTTTGGGCCGTGAGGTTAAGCACACACTGCTTGTTCACTACAAGTTACTGAATGCACTTTATCTTGATGATCTTCTAACGATGTTTGAAACAAAAGGTTGGAAGTTGATTGACGCCAAAGAGGCATTCAAAGATCCAGTTTTTGCCAAACAACCTAAGAGTATGCCTTCTGGTCAAAGTTTGCTGTGGGCACTTGCAAAAGAATCGGGTAAATACGATGCCGAACTTCGCTATCCAGGCGAGGACGACGTCTATGAAAAGCCAAAGATGGATGCGCTGGGCTTATAA
- a CDS encoding HD-GYP domain-containing protein — protein sequence MKQLDLVAISKNESFIERCRTLCADFDFQYAHFGSSEDFFEQSEHAPTIKCFILDCTKFENIHEAAGTIQVARQMMDRSYIISILNSKVDPNEMELLKKSGANLIMLDNEFTTNSKLEFVASQVIKSAFIPVKVVDLVPESSINGHLYMLMPMNRKFLKVYKPGSKIDNAFIIKYAEAKELYTHRNDLSAWVEYIQKFQARDDNAGARSCRANFLKLQQAFLDLVILISDQTTSTSFAAGKTLYALCEKFCADLLVSLREVMAPWEAVNNSSIGDFGSVERGTAVAAYAGMLAEKISPAVAPKAMMGGLLADIGLILVSPEVSRKIRTGNVAHMTGEERMEYMKHPIYGLNQILSKRIPLDDLIKDMILMSHERMDQKGFPNKPAAVKMKEEPMIIRLAQELDDALTIKLGKERVEFDGTFKTFLSKKINEGDGYPLMMLLKLNPLIRRAG from the coding sequence ATGAAGCAGTTAGATTTAGTCGCGATCTCTAAAAATGAAAGTTTCATCGAACGCTGCCGCACATTGTGCGCAGACTTCGATTTTCAATATGCTCACTTTGGATCTTCGGAAGATTTCTTTGAACAAAGCGAGCACGCACCAACAATTAAGTGCTTCATTTTAGATTGCACCAAATTTGAAAATATCCATGAGGCGGCGGGCACGATTCAAGTGGCGCGCCAGATGATGGATCGCTCTTACATCATTTCAATTTTAAATTCTAAGGTCGATCCAAATGAAATGGAGTTATTAAAAAAATCAGGTGCGAATCTGATCATGCTTGATAACGAGTTCACGACGAACAGTAAATTGGAATTCGTAGCAAGCCAGGTTATTAAGTCGGCATTCATTCCTGTGAAAGTTGTCGATTTGGTACCTGAATCAAGCATCAACGGGCATCTTTACATGTTGATGCCGATGAATAGAAAATTTTTAAAAGTTTATAAGCCAGGTTCAAAGATCGACAATGCTTTCATCATAAAATACGCCGAAGCGAAAGAACTTTATACTCATCGTAACGACCTATCTGCGTGGGTTGAATATATTCAAAAATTTCAAGCTCGCGATGACAATGCGGGTGCGCGAAGCTGTCGCGCGAATTTTTTAAAACTACAGCAAGCGTTCTTAGATCTGGTCATTCTGATCAGCGATCAAACGACTTCGACCTCTTTTGCCGCCGGTAAAACATTGTATGCTTTGTGTGAGAAATTTTGTGCAGATCTCTTAGTTTCTTTAAGAGAAGTCATGGCGCCGTGGGAGGCCGTGAATAATTCCTCGATTGGAGATTTTGGATCGGTTGAGCGCGGTACAGCAGTCGCAGCCTATGCGGGAATGCTTGCGGAAAAGATTTCTCCGGCGGTCGCTCCGAAAGCGATGATGGGCGGTTTGCTTGCCGATATTGGTTTGATTTTGGTTTCCCCAGAGGTCAGTCGAAAAATTCGCACCGGGAACGTAGCTCACATGACGGGTGAAGAGCGCATGGAATACATGAAGCATCCTATTTACGGTCTTAACCAAATTCTTTCGAAGCGCATTCCTTTAGATGATCTGATCAAAGATATGATTCTGATGTCCCATGAGCGTATGGATCAAAAAGGTTTTCCTAATAAACCCGCTGCAGTGAAAATGAAGGAAGAACCTATGATCATAAGACTCGCACAAGAACTCGACGACGCCCTAACAATTAAATTGGGTAAAGAGCGAGTCGAGTTTGATGGAACATTCAAAACGTTCCTGTCGAAAAAGATCAACGAAGGGGACGGGTATCCCTTGATGATGCTTCTGAAATTGAATCCCCTGATTAGAAGAGCAGGGTAG